In Halosimplex halophilum, the genomic stretch GGGAACCCGCGGTAACGGCGCCTTACGGCCGCAGGTCGCTGCTGGACCGATCCCCGTCGCCGGTCGCCGCTCGTCCGGTGGCGGTCGCCGGCCGCGCTACTGGGCGACCCGCTCGGGTTCGGGCTCGGTCAGGATCTCCCGCTCGACGCCCTCGAAGGCCTCGGCGAACTCGGGGCCGAACGCCGAGGCGGGCGTCTGGAAGCCGTCGCCGGCTTCGCCGTCGAGGACGCGCCGCGCGGCCTCGACCGCCGTGGCCGTGGTCAGGTCGTAGGTGTTCGGCGTCCGCATCCGCGCGCGGGCGGCGGTGCCGTCCGCCTCGACCACCTCGCCCCAGATGTGCGTCTCGCTCCCCGCCCGTTCCTCGGCGGTCGGCCCCGAGACGACCCGGCCGGCGACGGCCTCCGCCGCCCGGCGGACCGGCCCCGCGGCGAGGAGTGGGACGAGCCGCCGCGTCCGTTCCATCACGTCGGCGGCGCGGTCGGGGACGCCCGCGTACACCTCGATGTTCGGGATGCCCGTCGAGTAGTACGCCGAGGACACGTCGCCCCAGGGGACGGTGACGGCGGTCCGCTCTCCGGTCGGGAACTCGAAGGTGCGGCGCTTGTAGGCGACCGGGACCGTCTCGACGCGGCCGTCCCGGCGGACGGCGCCCGGCCGATCGAGCCCGCGGAGCATCGACTTCACCGTCCCCGGAGAGAAGGTCCCCAGCCCGTCGATGGCGAGGGTGAGTTCCTCGGCGTCGGGGAGCAGGCCGTGGAGGATGGCGGCCAGGCAGTCGGTCGGGACCACGTCGAACCCGACGCCGGGGACGACGGCGACGCCCGCCTCGGTCGCCTCGGCGTCGCGGGCGGCGGTCGCTTCGAGCACGTCCACGTTCCCGGCCAGGTCGAGGTAGTCCGTGCCGGCGCGGAGACACGCGTCGATCAGCGGCTCGGCGGTGTCCTCGAACGGGCCGGCGCAGTTGAGCACGGCGTCGACGTCTGCGACCATCCGTTCGACGACCGTCGGGTGTTCGAGGCTGAACACCCGGTGGTCGCAGCCGCGCTCGGTCGCCGCCGCCTCGACCCGTTCGGCCGACCGCCCCGCCAGTATCGGGTCGAGACCGTCCGCGACGGCGCGTTCGGTTATCAGCGATCCGGTGTAGCCGTACGCTCCGTAGACGAGCAGGTCCCCTTCCATGCCGCCCCGTTCGCGCCCGACGTGAAAAACGAACGCGTCCGTTCACTCCGCGGGCCGGGATCCGTCCCCGTCAGCGCCACGCTCCACGGGTTCCCCGCCGCGGTCCCGGTGTCACGTCCCGGTTCGGGCCGCGTTCAGGCGAGCTTTCGAGCCGGTAACCGACGGATACGGCGGCGCCGTCAGCGGGTCCGTCGGTAGCGAGCGGATTACTATCGGCGGGGCGGCCGGAGGGGCCGACGGAGGATCACCATGGCAGTCACATCTGCGAAAGAGCTGTTCACGCACGAACTCGAAGACATCTACTACGCCGAGAACGAACTGCTCGACGTGCTCGACCAGCTGGCCGAGCAGACCGAGCACGAGGAGATCGCCCGGGCCTTCCGGGAGCACCGCGAGGAGACGGAGGGCCACATCGACCGCCTCGAAGAAGTGTTCGAGATGCTCGGTCAGGAGCCCGAGGAGGAGGAGTGCGAGGGCATCCAGGGGTTGATCGAGGAACACCAGGAGCTGGTCGAGATGGACCCGGACCCGGAGGTGCTCGACGTGGCCAACCTGACGGCCGCTCAGAAGACCGAACACTACGAGATCGCCGCCTACGGCAACCTCGCACTGCTGGCCGACCGCCTCGGCATGGACGAGGCCGGCGACATCCTCCACGAGAACCTGGAAGAGGAGGAGGCCGCCCTGGAGAAGCTGAAAGACCTCACCAGCGAGTACGACTACGAGCCGATCGTCGCGGCGTGACCGGGCGCGGACCGTCCGGCGACCGAGCCGCCCGTCGACCGTCCCGCGGTCGGCCCACCCGTCGGCCACCCGGCGGTCGGCCCGCCCGTCGGCCCATCCGTCGACCGTCCGGCAGTCGTGTCCGCCGACCCCCCGGCACTCGCGTCCGCCGACAGTCCGGCCGCCGCCGCGCGCCCGGTTCGGCCGCCGACTCGCGAGACTCCCTCTCTTCATGCGTTTCGTCCACGTGACGATCCCCGAGGGGGAACGGCGGGCGGTCGAACGGGTCCTCGCGGACCACGGCATCGACTACGCGGTCACCGACGAGGTCGGCGGGGTCGATCGGCGGCCGGACGGCCGCGAGTACGAGGCGGTCGCGACCTTCCCGCTGCCGGTCGAGGCCGTCGAGCCGGTGGTGGCCTCGTTGCGGGAGATCGGGCTCGACGAGGAGTCCCACGTCGTCGTCCAGACCGTCCAGACGGTCGTCTCCGACCGCTTCGGCGAGCTCCAGCGCGAGTACGACGAACGCACGTCCGACGAACACATCGCCCACGAGGAGATCCGGATGGTCGCGAAGGGGCTCGTCCCGGACAGGCTCACCTACGTCCTGCTGTCGGTCGCGAGCGCCGTCGTCGCGACCGCCGGGCTGTTGCTCGACAGCGCGTCGATCGTCGTCGGGTCGATGGTGATCGCGCCGCTGATCGGGCCGGCCCTCTCGGCCAGCGTGGGGACGGTCCTGGCCGACCGGGAGCTCACCAGGGAGGGGGTGACCTTCCAGGTCCTCGGGTTCGGGCTGGCCGTCGCGAGCGCGACCGCCTTCGCGCTGGTCGTCCGGACGTTCTTCCTCGTCCCGCCGAACGTCGACGTGACCGCGATCGAGCAGATATCCGGGCGGCTCTCGCCGGACCTCCTCTCGCTGGTCGTCGCGCTCGGGTCGGGCGCGGCCGGCGCCAGGAGCCTGACCGGGGACATCTCGACGCCGCTGGTCGGGGTCATGGTGGCGGCGGCGCTGATCCCGCCGACCGCCGCCATCGGCATCGGCATCGCCTGGGGGCTGCCGGCGATCGTCCTCCGCGCCGGGCTGTTGGTGCTGGTCAACACGCTCTCGATCAACCTGATGGCGCTGGCGACGCTGTGGCTCTCGGGCTACCGGGCCCACGGCGAGCGCGAGCGCCGGGGGGCGCGCCGCCGGGTACACAACTGGACCGTCGTCATCGCGGTCGCCGTGCTCGTCCTCGCGGCGATCCTGGGCGCGTTCACCTACTCGGCGTACCGGGCCGGGGCGTCGACCGAGAGCGTCCGCGCCACCGCCCAGGAGGTCGTCGACAGCGACCGGTACGCCGACCTGACGCTGACCGAGGTCACCGTCGAGTACGGCGACGAGCCGTTCAGCCGGACGCCGACCCGCGTCGTCGTGACGGTGACGGCGCCCGGCGGCGAGATCGACCCCGACCTCGACGACGACATCGAGACGGAACTGCGCCGGACGGCCGGCGTCACCGTCCCGGTCACCGTCCGGTTCATCCCGGTGTCGACGGCCGGCGGGAACGCGACGGCGACGCCCGCCGGGACCGGGACGGCGTCGACACCGCGGGCCGGGACGGGGGCGAGCGGTGTGCCGAACCCGCCGGGGGCGCGGCGTCTGACGCCTGACCGACTGGGGTTTATGGGTGAGGGACCCCTCCCGTAGAACCGAGACGAGGATGATCCCGACCACGGAACGCGGCGACGAGAGCGGCGTCGGCGAGGCGAGCGGGGAGCGGTCGATCCCCATCGAGATCAGCGTCGCGACCGACGGCGACGAGCGGCCGCCGGTCGACGACGAGACCCGCGTCGACGTGGAGGTCGACGGGCAGATGTACCCGACCGCGCGGCTGGCCGACGGCCGCTACGTCGCCTGGTGGTTCGAGACCGACGCGCCGGAGCTGTCGGACCCCGTGACCACCGAGTGGGTCGCCGCGCCCACCCGGTTCCTCGCCGCGGGCACCCTCCACGAGCTGTGGCAGGACCCCGCCGCCTTCGACCAGTTGCCCGACGGCGAGCTGTAGCGCGGCCGAACGGACGGCTCGAACGGCACTGACTTCCTCCCGACCGCCGCGACCTCTCCACAGCGGCGAGCCTTCCGCGGCCACCAGGCTGAATGGCGTCCCGTCCGTTGTGCGAGTGGACAGATGCCCACCTACATCACGGAGGTCGACGTGAACGAGGCTGAGTACCAGAACCCGCAGGAACTCGTCTCGATCTGGGGGGCGATCCGCGAGGACATCAGGGACCTCGGCGGCGAGGTCGTCGACTCCCACGCCGTGCTCGGCGACTACGACTTCCTGGTCGTCTACGCCGTCGACGACCGGGAGCGGGCGTTCCAGGTGACGCAGGTCATCGAGCGCCACGGGCTCGACACGAAGACCATGCAGGGGCTCCCGATCGACCGGATCGGCGAACTCGTCGAGGACGTGTGAGCGTGCGGGAACCGCCGTCGGCCCCGGATCAGGACTGGCGCGACTCCTCGGGTCGGAACACGTCGGGGCCCGTCGAGTCGGCGGGTTCCGACTGGTAGCGGCCGCTGGACTTGATGATCGACAGCGCGCTCATGATGTCCGTCCGGGTGATCAGCCCGACGAACTCGTCGTCGTCCATGACGAGCAGTCGGCCGACGGCGTGCGAATCCAGCTCCTCCAGCGCCGTCATCACGTCGTCGTCGGGCGCGACCGTGTAGAGGTCCGTCGACATGACTTCCTCGACCCGGTAGGCGTCCCGTTCGACCTCCCGCACCGCGCGGGCGTCCTCCAGCGTGACGAGGCCGACGATCTCCCCGTCGCGCTCGACGGGGTAACCGGTGTGGCGCTCGCGGAACATCGTCTCGATCAGCTCGGCGACCGACAGGTCGTCGTCGACGGCGGTCACGCGGTCGGCGGGGGTCATCACGTCCTCGACGGTGACGCCCTCGAAGGCCGCCCGCATCACCGTCTGCTGGGCCTCGCTGGCCGCGCCGATGTAGATGAAGAAGGCGATGGCGACCAGGAAGAGGCCGCCGCCGCCGAACAGGCCGAACAGGCCGAGGAGGATCGCGAACACCTTCCCGACCTCGGCGGCGATCTCGGTGGCGCGGGCGTAGGGCCGGGTGCGGTTGAGCAGCGCCCGGAGGACCCGGCCGCCGTCCATCGGGAAGCCGGGCAGGAGGTTGAACCCCGCGAGCACGACGTTCATCAGCGCCAGGTAGCCGAGGACGAACGCCGCGGCCGCGAGCGCCAGGGACTCGCCCGCCGGCACCGCGAGGAAGGCGGCGTAGGAGACGGCGCCGAGCGCGACGCTGACGACCGGGCCGGCGATGGCGATGAGGAACTCCTGGCGCCAGTCCTCGGGCATCTCGTCGAGCTGGGCGATGCCGCCGAAGATCCACAGCGTGATCGACGAGA encodes the following:
- a CDS encoding saccharopine dehydrogenase family protein, producing MEGDLLVYGAYGYTGSLITERAVADGLDPILAGRSAERVEAAATERGCDHRVFSLEHPTVVERMVADVDAVLNCAGPFEDTAEPLIDACLRAGTDYLDLAGNVDVLEATAARDAEATEAGVAVVPGVGFDVVPTDCLAAILHGLLPDAEELTLAIDGLGTFSPGTVKSMLRGLDRPGAVRRDGRVETVPVAYKRRTFEFPTGERTAVTVPWGDVSSAYYSTGIPNIEVYAGVPDRAADVMERTRRLVPLLAAGPVRRAAEAVAGRVVSGPTAEERAGSETHIWGEVVEADGTAARARMRTPNTYDLTTATAVEAARRVLDGEAGDGFQTPASAFGPEFAEAFEGVEREILTEPEPERVAQ
- a CDS encoding YciE/YciF ferroxidase family protein encodes the protein MAVTSAKELFTHELEDIYYAENELLDVLDQLAEQTEHEEIARAFREHREETEGHIDRLEEVFEMLGQEPEEEECEGIQGLIEEHQELVEMDPDPEVLDVANLTAAQKTEHYEIAAYGNLALLADRLGMDEAGDILHENLEEEEAALEKLKDLTSEYDYEPIVAA
- a CDS encoding TIGR00341 family protein, which translates into the protein MRFVHVTIPEGERRAVERVLADHGIDYAVTDEVGGVDRRPDGREYEAVATFPLPVEAVEPVVASLREIGLDEESHVVVQTVQTVVSDRFGELQREYDERTSDEHIAHEEIRMVAKGLVPDRLTYVLLSVASAVVATAGLLLDSASIVVGSMVIAPLIGPALSASVGTVLADRELTREGVTFQVLGFGLAVASATAFALVVRTFFLVPPNVDVTAIEQISGRLSPDLLSLVVALGSGAAGARSLTGDISTPLVGVMVAAALIPPTAAIGIGIAWGLPAIVLRAGLLVLVNTLSINLMALATLWLSGYRAHGERERRGARRRVHNWTVVIAVAVLVLAAILGAFTYSAYRAGASTESVRATAQEVVDSDRYADLTLTEVTVEYGDEPFSRTPTRVVVTVTAPGGEIDPDLDDDIETELRRTAGVTVPVTVRFIPVSTAGGNATATPAGTGTASTPRAGTGASGVPNPPGARRLTPDRLGFMGEGPLP
- a CDS encoding GYD domain-containing protein produces the protein MPTYITEVDVNEAEYQNPQELVSIWGAIREDIRDLGGEVVDSHAVLGDYDFLVVYAVDDRERAFQVTQVIERHGLDTKTMQGLPIDRIGELVEDV
- a CDS encoding site-2 protease family protein, whose amino-acid sequence is MRRFRLGSAFGIPIDVDLTFLLVLPLFAWAIGSQIGRYVEIVNDLFGSSIPVDTLTASTELSLALGLVAALGLFVGVVLHELGHSLVAMRYGFPISSITLWIFGGIAQLDEMPEDWRQEFLIAIAGPVVSVALGAVSYAAFLAVPAGESLALAAAAFVLGYLALMNVVLAGFNLLPGFPMDGGRVLRALLNRTRPYARATEIAAEVGKVFAILLGLFGLFGGGGLFLVAIAFFIYIGAASEAQQTVMRAAFEGVTVEDVMTPADRVTAVDDDLSVAELIETMFRERHTGYPVERDGEIVGLVTLEDARAVREVERDAYRVEEVMSTDLYTVAPDDDVMTALEELDSHAVGRLLVMDDDEFVGLITRTDIMSALSIIKSSGRYQSEPADSTGPDVFRPEESRQS